The Phragmitibacter flavus genome contains a region encoding:
- a CDS encoding rhodanese-like domain-containing protein encodes MPVVEDSVATLPLPPLSADTTMGELLRLYPGAQRALFAKFHVGGCRSCGFSPSETLGQVCARNEDMALDEAIVCIQSAYEADASLQISPQALVELRETRPEVKLLDVRTREEHEAVAIAGSQLMTQELMQEVFISWDKQVPVVIYDHQGDKAMDAAAYFLGHGFSETKCLAGGIDAYSLEVDQTLPRYRLEMEE; translated from the coding sequence ATGCCAGTTGTTGAGGATTCTGTTGCCACCCTGCCGCTACCGCCGTTGTCGGCTGATACGACGATGGGTGAGTTGTTGAGGTTGTATCCCGGGGCGCAGCGGGCGTTGTTTGCAAAATTTCATGTGGGGGGATGCCGTAGTTGTGGATTTTCGCCGTCGGAAACGCTGGGGCAGGTTTGCGCGCGGAATGAGGACATGGCGCTGGATGAAGCGATTGTCTGTATTCAATCGGCTTACGAGGCGGATGCGAGTTTGCAGATTTCACCGCAGGCGCTGGTTGAGCTGCGGGAAACGAGGCCGGAGGTGAAGCTTTTGGATGTGCGGACGCGGGAGGAGCATGAGGCGGTGGCCATTGCGGGATCGCAATTGATGACGCAGGAGTTGATGCAGGAAGTGTTCATTTCGTGGGACAAGCAGGTGCCGGTGGTGATTTATGATCATCAGGGCGACAAGGCCATGGATGCGGCGGCTTATTTCCTCGGGCATGGATTTTCCGAAACGAAGTGCCTGGCGGGAGGAATTGATGCGTATAGTCTTGAGGTGGACCAGACATTGCCAAGATACCGGCTGGAGATGGAAGAGTAG
- the sufT gene encoding putative Fe-S cluster assembly protein SufT, producing the protein MHTDITLTRDVEAIQIPSGDAVQLPLGTRVIITQALGGTYTVATDHGLARISAKDVDALGIDPNAETAGEPDSSTNIPADATPLELQVWEQLKNVYDPEIPVNIVDLGLVYGCRVVEEEGGKKAQISMTLTAPGCGMGPTIAADAQSRIMTIEEIDDAAVDLVWEPAWNQGMISEEGKMKLGMV; encoded by the coding sequence ATGCATACTGACATTACCCTTACACGCGACGTTGAAGCCATTCAGATCCCCAGTGGAGATGCGGTGCAGTTGCCGCTTGGCACACGCGTGATCATCACCCAGGCTTTGGGTGGCACCTACACGGTGGCGACGGATCATGGTCTGGCACGCATTTCTGCAAAAGACGTGGACGCCTTGGGCATTGATCCAAACGCGGAAACGGCTGGCGAGCCGGATTCTTCGACCAATATTCCCGCGGATGCGACCCCGCTCGAGTTGCAGGTGTGGGAGCAGTTGAAGAACGTGTATGATCCGGAAATCCCGGTGAACATCGTGGATCTTGGACTGGTTTATGGCTGTCGTGTGGTGGAAGAGGAAGGTGGCAAAAAGGCGCAGATTTCCATGACGTTGACGGCACCCGGGTGTGGCATGGGACCGACGATTGCCGCCGATGCGCAGTCGCGGATCATGACCATCGAAGAGATCGACGATGCAGCCGTGGACCTGGTTTGGGAACCGGCGTGGAATCAGGGGATGATCTCCGAAGAAGGCAAGATGAAGCTGGGGATGGTGTGA
- the pssA gene encoding CDP-diacylglycerol--serine O-phosphatidyltransferase, with product MADQDDEPRIYVMPNLMTAGNLLCGFIAILHIVGRFQPEEGNHRYFWAIGLILLACVFDALDGRFARMSGQSSDFGREFDSIADIVSFGIAPALLVHDIVLANFEFTVGGSGYLISCIYLVCGAMRLARFNCLAARANDKSSTSFRGCPIPAAAGVIVSLTMTLLWLENNNQTIGRWKYVLPALMLLLSYLMVSSIQYPSFKAINWRTRRSFHWVLITIIVVAFTIPNWQWMPTVLFVSYLLYGLVRPWISRRWRAEIESEAETSEPDDALDEEDDDHDDAIKSGTRKSSPKKPTDDSKNDPAALI from the coding sequence ATGGCCGACCAAGACGACGAACCCCGCATCTACGTGATGCCCAACCTCATGACCGCAGGCAACCTGCTGTGCGGCTTCATCGCCATTCTTCACATCGTCGGACGCTTCCAACCCGAGGAGGGCAATCACCGTTACTTCTGGGCCATCGGCCTCATCCTGCTCGCCTGCGTCTTCGATGCCCTCGACGGACGATTCGCCCGCATGAGCGGCCAGTCCTCCGATTTCGGACGCGAGTTCGACTCCATCGCCGACATCGTCAGTTTCGGCATCGCCCCCGCCCTGCTCGTGCATGACATCGTCCTCGCCAATTTCGAATTCACTGTTGGCGGCAGCGGCTACCTCATCTCCTGCATCTACCTCGTCTGTGGTGCCATGCGACTCGCCCGCTTCAACTGCCTCGCCGCCCGCGCCAATGACAAATCCAGCACCTCATTCCGCGGTTGCCCCATCCCCGCCGCCGCTGGCGTCATCGTTTCCCTCACCATGACGCTCCTCTGGCTGGAGAACAACAACCAGACCATCGGCCGTTGGAAATACGTCCTGCCCGCCCTCATGCTGCTGCTTTCCTACCTCATGGTCAGCAGCATCCAATACCCGAGCTTCAAAGCCATCAACTGGCGCACCCGACGCTCCTTTCACTGGGTGCTGATCACCATCATCGTCGTGGCCTTCACCATTCCCAATTGGCAGTGGATGCCCACCGTCCTGTTTGTTTCCTACCTCCTCTATGGCCTTGTCAGACCCTGGATCTCACGCCGCTGGCGGGCTGAAATCGAATCAGAAGCGGAAACATCCGAACCCGACGACGCCTTGGACGAAGAAGACGATGATCACGATGACGCCATCAAGAGCGGCACTCGCAAATCGTCACCAAAAAAACCCACCGACGACTCCAAAAACGATCCCGCTGCGTTGATCTAA
- a CDS encoding iron-sulfur cluster assembly scaffold protein encodes MDETLFQDAVSNPQNLGEMADADAVGTVGSPDCGDMVRMWLKYKEEDGRKVIDKATFQSFGCQTAIAVASMATQMILGKTREEAADLSAEQMSAPLGPLPPMKIHCGQMVEGALKAALEAESQSGVPSPKAKVEAAAPMVMAPTLHDALGAADKKIGKIKIVPI; translated from the coding sequence ATGGACGAAACGCTTTTTCAAGATGCCGTGAGCAATCCGCAGAATCTCGGTGAGATGGCGGATGCGGATGCGGTGGGCACGGTGGGAAGTCCGGATTGTGGCGACATGGTGCGCATGTGGTTGAAGTATAAAGAGGAGGATGGTCGCAAGGTGATCGACAAGGCGACTTTTCAGAGTTTTGGCTGCCAGACTGCCATCGCAGTGGCGAGCATGGCGACGCAGATGATACTTGGCAAGACGCGGGAAGAAGCGGCGGATTTGAGTGCAGAACAGATGAGTGCACCCTTGGGACCGTTGCCGCCGATGAAGATTCATTGCGGTCAGATGGTGGAAGGGGCTTTGAAAGCGGCGCTGGAGGCGGAGTCGCAGTCAGGAGTGCCTTCGCCAAAGGCAAAGGTGGAGGCGGCGGCTCCGATGGTGATGGCTCCCACGCTGCATGATGCGCTGGGTGCGGCGGACAAAAAGATTGGCAAGATCAAGATTGTGCCGATTTGA
- a CDS encoding sugar phosphate isomerase/epimerase family protein: MLALHTMTTKPWTLDDCARHYPPAGVQGITVWRQHLEGHIPQHAGDRLRDAGLDIISLCRGGFFPAPTAAERQLAIDDNLLAIEQAHGLGTPMIVLVCGAHPGVPLPEARQQIADGIAAILPVAQQAGIKLAIEPLHPMYAGDRSAINTLAQANAVIDQLHSPKNLGIALDVYHVWWDETLQSQIELTAKHDRLYAFHICDWKTPTLDLLNDRGLMGEGCIPIMQIKTWVNQTGFTGPDEVEIFSTHYWSIDQHDYLKKITQSYQQLTTM, translated from the coding sequence ATGCTCGCCCTCCACACCATGACCACCAAACCCTGGACGCTCGACGACTGCGCCAGGCACTACCCGCCCGCCGGAGTGCAAGGCATCACCGTCTGGCGTCAGCACCTTGAAGGGCACATCCCCCAACACGCAGGCGACCGGCTACGCGACGCCGGACTCGACATCATCAGCCTCTGTCGCGGCGGTTTCTTCCCCGCGCCCACCGCCGCCGAACGCCAGCTTGCCATCGACGATAACCTCCTCGCCATCGAACAAGCCCATGGACTCGGCACCCCCATGATCGTCCTCGTCTGCGGTGCCCATCCCGGCGTCCCCCTCCCCGAAGCCCGGCAACAAATCGCCGACGGCATCGCCGCCATCCTCCCCGTCGCCCAACAAGCCGGTATCAAACTCGCCATCGAACCCCTCCATCCCATGTATGCCGGCGACCGCTCCGCCATCAACACCCTGGCCCAGGCCAACGCCGTCATCGACCAACTCCACTCCCCAAAAAACCTCGGTATCGCCCTCGACGTCTACCACGTCTGGTGGGACGAAACCCTCCAATCGCAAATCGAGCTCACCGCAAAACACGACCGCCTCTACGCCTTCCACATTTGCGACTGGAAGACCCCCACCCTCGATCTCCTCAACGACCGCGGCCTCATGGGCGAAGGCTGCATCCCCATCATGCAAATCAAAACCTGGGTCAACCAAACCGGCTTCACGGGCCCCGACGAGGTCGAAATCTTCTCCACCCATTACTGGTCCATCGACCAGCACGACTACCTCAAAAAGATCACCCAATCCTACCAGCAACTTACCACCATGTGA
- a CDS encoding Gfo/Idh/MocA family protein: MTQTIGIILNGVTGRMGTNQHLIRSILAIIEQGGVKVSNDLTIMPDPILTGRNPEKLAALAKRTGVSKWSTDLPATLADPQYSIFFDASGTLQRAGFVEQAAAAGKAIYCEKPTAVETAEALRLAQVCEDAGVKNGVVQDKLWLPGIRKFRVLRDQGFFGKILSVRGEFGYWVFSGEHEDQPAQRPSWNYRTEDGGGIIIDMLCHWRYVIDNLFGNVTAVSCLGATHIPQRRDESGETYPATSDDACYATFETDTGVICQFNSSWTTRVRRDDLFTMHVDGTHGSAVVSLRKCWVQSLGSTPRPTWNPDIEQPINFFTGWQEVPDALPTYDNAFKIQWEMFLKHVATDAPFPYTLREGAKGVQLAEAGLQSWADRKWVSINPL; encoded by the coding sequence ATGACCCAAACCATCGGCATCATCCTCAACGGCGTCACCGGACGCATGGGCACCAACCAGCACCTCATCCGCTCCATCCTCGCCATCATCGAGCAAGGCGGCGTCAAGGTCAGCAATGATCTCACCATCATGCCCGACCCGATCCTCACCGGGCGCAACCCTGAAAAACTCGCCGCCCTTGCCAAACGCACCGGCGTCTCCAAATGGTCCACCGACCTCCCCGCCACCCTCGCTGACCCGCAATACTCAATCTTCTTCGACGCCTCTGGAACCCTGCAACGCGCTGGCTTCGTTGAACAAGCCGCCGCCGCCGGCAAAGCCATCTACTGCGAAAAACCCACCGCCGTCGAAACTGCGGAAGCCCTCCGCCTCGCCCAAGTCTGCGAAGACGCCGGTGTCAAAAACGGCGTCGTCCAGGACAAACTCTGGCTCCCCGGCATCCGCAAATTCCGCGTCCTGCGCGACCAGGGCTTCTTCGGCAAAATTCTCTCCGTGCGCGGGGAATTCGGCTACTGGGTCTTCAGCGGCGAGCACGAAGACCAACCCGCCCAACGCCCCTCCTGGAACTACCGCACTGAAGACGGCGGCGGCATCATCATCGACATGCTCTGCCACTGGCGCTACGTCATCGACAACCTCTTCGGCAACGTCACCGCCGTCAGTTGCCTCGGTGCCACCCACATCCCCCAACGTCGCGACGAATCCGGCGAAACCTACCCCGCCACCTCCGACGACGCCTGCTACGCCACTTTTGAAACCGATACCGGCGTCATCTGCCAGTTCAACTCATCCTGGACCACCCGCGTTCGTCGCGACGACCTCTTCACCATGCATGTCGACGGCACCCACGGCTCCGCCGTCGTCAGCCTGCGCAAGTGCTGGGTCCAAAGTCTCGGCAGCACCCCCCGCCCCACCTGGAACCCCGACATCGAACAACCCATCAACTTCTTCACCGGCTGGCAGGAAGTCCCCGATGCCCTCCCCACCTACGACAACGCCTTCAAAATCCAGTGGGAGATGTTCCTCAAACACGTCGCCACCGACGCCCCCTTCCCCTACACCCTGCGCGAAGGTGCCAAAGGCGTCCAGCTGGCCGAGGCCGGTCTCCAATCCTGGGCCGACCGCAAATGGGTAAGCATCAATCCGCTCTAA
- a CDS encoding DUF1592 domain-containing protein encodes MLRPLAISFLLPLAMHAASTVDAVQHSLTDSIIPLLEKTCIDCHDADLAKGDIDLEKLFTPGKDRLDIRFWLKVREQLRAGTMPPASKPPIPESDKTAVLSWIKQNEQALLNAPIGSPGPARTRRLNREEYSNTMRDLFGIKSRPGDQFPTDGSGGEGFNNNADTLSISPLLVEKHFLAAGEIIDEVWSDPPLRSRLLAPVYSDKLPGDLGADLALRPFLLRALRQIPSEDTVQKHLNILRAALNRGANWDEAMQAMFKSVLISPRFLFLEEAPAPKDNNQPRQLNHFEIATRLSYFLWSTTPDDELLSLAITQKLHDPAILTAQTRRLLAHPNAKAFVKNFAGQWLRFEDIHDKANPDRRKFPEFNRKIRQALYDEIFHYTENILLKNGNVLDLLDSNYTYLNQTLASHYGIPNVQGEEFRQVKFTDTKRGGLTTMGGFLAVNSYPQRTSPVLRGKWVLEQLMGTSPPPPPPDVGGLPEDDRKLKNGTLRQRLEAHRSKPACIGCHVRLDPPGFALENFSPTGQWRENENGKPLDTTGTMPGNRPFTTPAEFRQILMQDKDLFIRSLTTRLLGYALDRGLEVSDQPALLRLEKTLRDSNHHIEPLIIAITQSHPFLWRR; translated from the coding sequence ATGCTCCGGCCTCTTGCCATCTCATTCCTCCTTCCTCTGGCCATGCATGCCGCCTCCACCGTCGACGCGGTGCAGCACTCCCTCACCGATTCCATCATCCCCCTGCTCGAAAAAACCTGCATCGACTGCCACGACGCCGACCTCGCCAAAGGTGACATCGACCTCGAAAAACTCTTCACCCCCGGCAAAGACCGGCTCGACATCCGCTTCTGGCTGAAAGTCCGCGAACAACTCCGTGCCGGCACCATGCCACCCGCCAGCAAGCCCCCTATTCCCGAATCCGACAAAACAGCCGTCCTCTCCTGGATCAAGCAGAACGAACAAGCCCTGCTCAACGCCCCCATCGGCAGTCCCGGACCCGCGCGCACCCGCCGCCTCAACCGCGAGGAATACAGCAACACCATGCGTGACCTCTTCGGCATCAAGAGCCGGCCCGGCGACCAGTTCCCCACCGACGGCTCCGGCGGCGAAGGATTCAACAACAACGCCGACACCCTCAGCATCTCCCCTCTCCTCGTCGAAAAACACTTCCTCGCTGCCGGAGAAATCATCGACGAAGTCTGGTCCGATCCCCCACTTCGCAGCCGTCTCCTCGCCCCCGTTTACAGCGACAAACTCCCCGGCGACCTCGGTGCCGACCTTGCCCTACGCCCCTTCCTTCTCCGAGCCCTTCGCCAAATCCCCAGCGAAGACACCGTCCAAAAACACCTCAACATCCTGCGTGCCGCCCTCAACCGAGGAGCCAATTGGGACGAAGCCATGCAGGCCATGTTCAAATCCGTCCTCATCTCCCCTCGTTTCCTCTTCCTCGAAGAAGCCCCCGCCCCCAAAGACAATAACCAACCCCGCCAGCTCAACCACTTCGAAATCGCCACCCGCCTCTCCTACTTCCTCTGGTCCACCACCCCCGACGACGAACTTCTCAGCCTCGCCATCACGCAAAAACTCCACGACCCGGCCATCCTCACCGCCCAAACCCGACGACTCCTCGCCCATCCCAACGCCAAAGCCTTCGTCAAAAACTTCGCCGGTCAATGGCTCCGCTTCGAGGACATCCACGACAAGGCCAATCCCGACCGACGCAAATTCCCCGAGTTCAATCGCAAAATCCGCCAGGCCCTCTACGACGAAATCTTCCACTACACCGAAAACATCCTCCTCAAAAACGGCAACGTCCTCGACCTCCTCGACAGCAACTACACCTACCTCAACCAAACCCTCGCCAGCCACTACGGCATCCCCAACGTTCAAGGCGAAGAATTCCGTCAGGTGAAATTCACCGACACCAAACGCGGCGGACTCACCACCATGGGCGGCTTCCTCGCCGTCAACTCCTACCCCCAGCGCACCAGCCCCGTGCTTCGTGGCAAATGGGTCCTCGAACAACTCATGGGCACCTCCCCACCCCCGCCTCCACCCGACGTCGGCGGCCTCCCCGAAGACGATCGTAAACTCAAAAACGGCACCCTCCGCCAGCGGCTTGAAGCCCACCGATCCAAACCCGCCTGCATCGGCTGTCACGTCCGGCTTGATCCCCCCGGCTTCGCTCTTGAAAACTTCAGCCCCACCGGCCAATGGCGCGAAAATGAAAACGGCAAACCCCTCGACACCACCGGCACCATGCCCGGCAACCGTCCCTTCACCACCCCCGCCGAATTCCGTCAAATTCTCATGCAGGACAAGGATCTCTTCATCCGCAGCCTAACCACCCGACTGCTCGGATATGCCCTCGACCGAGGCCTCGAAGTCAGCGATCAGCCCGCCCTCCTGCGCCTCGAAAAAACCTTGCGCGACAGCAACCATCACATCGAACCCCTCATCATCGCCATCACCCAAAGCCACCCCTTCCTCTGGCGCAGATGA
- a CDS encoding ATP-dependent 6-phosphofructokinase, with protein MDTHIQSLGPCLFPTPLHHIGSVEAPFKDDEDRILFRHETSTSQLEEEEESSPVSFEVAGPRERLYFDPSRTTVGIVTCGGLCPGLNDIIRGIVNQCHNQYGINKVYGFRYGYEGMVQRYGHTPFVLRPASVAQAHHFGGTFLGSSRGQQDVGDMVDTLEDMGVDILFVIGGDGSLRGASQITKEIERRGLKKAVVGIPKTIDNDIMFLDKSFGFETAFAAAVQAVTCAYVESTGAVNGVGLVKLMGRDSGFIACYAALAGSNVDFVLIPEVPFDLEGPRGFLEALRYRLVRRGSVVVVVAEGAGQELMGGGMGVDASGNPRYGDVGLFLKDRINGFFKERRMEVNVKYIDPSYIVRSVPANAQDNVYCSRLAQSAVHAAVAGKTGMLVGRWHGSFVHLPLDMVTHGRRKVDPKKELWHSVLESTGQPPNLR; from the coding sequence GTGGATACTCACATTCAATCCTTAGGTCCGTGTCTTTTCCCCACACCGTTGCATCATATTGGCTCGGTTGAGGCGCCTTTCAAAGATGATGAAGACCGGATTCTGTTTAGGCATGAGACTTCGACATCGCAGCTGGAGGAAGAGGAGGAGTCGAGTCCGGTAAGTTTTGAGGTGGCAGGGCCGCGGGAGAGGCTGTATTTTGATCCTTCGCGGACAACGGTGGGGATTGTGACTTGTGGCGGGTTGTGTCCTGGATTGAACGACATCATCCGGGGGATTGTGAACCAGTGTCATAATCAATATGGCATCAACAAGGTGTATGGTTTTCGTTATGGATACGAGGGGATGGTGCAGCGCTATGGGCACACGCCGTTTGTGTTGAGGCCGGCTTCGGTGGCACAGGCACATCATTTTGGCGGGACGTTTTTGGGAAGTTCGCGTGGTCAGCAAGATGTCGGGGACATGGTGGACACGCTGGAGGACATGGGGGTGGACATATTGTTTGTGATCGGTGGGGATGGTTCCTTGCGGGGAGCTTCGCAGATCACCAAGGAGATCGAACGCAGAGGGCTGAAGAAGGCGGTGGTGGGGATTCCCAAGACGATTGACAACGACATCATGTTTTTGGACAAGAGCTTTGGGTTTGAGACGGCTTTTGCTGCGGCGGTGCAGGCGGTGACTTGTGCTTATGTGGAATCGACGGGGGCGGTGAACGGGGTGGGCTTGGTGAAGTTGATGGGGCGGGATTCGGGATTCATTGCGTGTTATGCGGCGCTGGCGGGGAGCAATGTGGACTTTGTGTTGATCCCGGAGGTGCCGTTTGATCTTGAGGGCCCACGTGGATTTTTGGAGGCGTTGCGTTATCGACTGGTGCGTCGGGGCAGTGTGGTGGTGGTGGTCGCTGAGGGGGCGGGTCAGGAATTGATGGGCGGTGGCATGGGCGTTGATGCGAGTGGCAATCCGCGATACGGGGATGTCGGATTGTTTCTAAAGGACCGCATCAATGGCTTTTTCAAGGAGCGCCGGATGGAGGTGAATGTGAAGTATATTGATCCGAGTTACATCGTGCGCAGTGTGCCAGCGAATGCTCAGGACAATGTGTATTGCTCACGACTGGCGCAGTCGGCAGTGCATGCGGCGGTGGCGGGCAAGACGGGGATGCTGGTGGGACGCTGGCATGGATCGTTTGTGCATCTGCCGCTGGACATGGTGACCCATGGGCGACGGAAGGTGGATCCGAAGAAGGAGCTATGGCATTCCGTGTTGGAGTCGACGGGGCAGCCGCCGAATTTGCGGTAG
- a CDS encoding glycosyl transferase — protein MPDFHQPILLPTLHHLAEPPLEEREALLLRVSAKRPIALVIPVLYNELEREALPHILRQLSKVPYLSRVVFSMNGMDEERHHLAKKFFARRLRQIPHQILWNDGPELDPLHQEIQRHHPVNHQHGKGSNVWMAIAALNASGHHGVIACHDADILNYHREMLWRLCMPVVHPDMNYLFAKSYYGRVRERIYGRVTRLLVFPLIQALREIFGSTPLLRCLAMFRYPLSGEFAADSRFLSSLAVAPDWGLEIGMLCDVFRHAPPQTVCQVDLGSNYEHKHQHLQYHPDTGEPDARSGLMRMAREVSLTLLTHLWTDLGFAAETRKLDRLADAYEETAQILLQRYAHEALFNGLEHVMKEEQQAVTVFSRMLKQLVLQIHKHPPSLHALPSYAEITAADPTFATRLGTALNPDA, from the coding sequence ATGCCCGACTTTCATCAGCCGATCCTGCTGCCGACCCTGCATCACCTCGCCGAGCCCCCGCTCGAAGAACGCGAAGCCCTTCTCCTCCGTGTCAGCGCCAAACGTCCGATCGCCCTCGTCATCCCCGTCCTCTATAACGAACTCGAGCGCGAAGCCCTCCCCCACATCCTCCGCCAGCTCTCCAAAGTCCCCTACCTAAGCCGCGTCGTTTTTTCCATGAACGGCATGGACGAAGAGCGCCATCATCTCGCCAAAAAATTCTTCGCCCGCCGACTCCGCCAGATTCCCCATCAAATCCTCTGGAACGACGGTCCCGAGCTCGACCCGCTTCATCAGGAAATCCAGCGACATCACCCCGTCAATCACCAGCACGGCAAAGGCTCCAACGTCTGGATGGCCATCGCCGCCCTCAATGCCAGCGGTCATCATGGCGTCATCGCCTGTCACGACGCCGACATCCTCAACTATCATCGCGAGATGCTCTGGCGGCTCTGCATGCCCGTGGTTCATCCCGACATGAACTACCTCTTCGCCAAAAGCTACTACGGCCGCGTGCGCGAACGCATCTACGGACGCGTCACCCGGCTCCTCGTCTTCCCCCTCATCCAGGCCCTCCGCGAAATCTTCGGCAGCACCCCCCTGCTCCGCTGCCTCGCCATGTTTCGCTATCCGCTTTCCGGTGAGTTTGCCGCCGACTCCCGCTTCCTCAGCAGCCTCGCCGTTGCTCCGGATTGGGGACTCGAAATCGGCATGCTCTGCGACGTCTTCCGCCACGCTCCGCCCCAAACTGTCTGCCAGGTCGATCTCGGCAGCAATTACGAGCACAAACATCAGCATCTCCAGTATCACCCCGATACCGGCGAACCCGATGCCCGCAGCGGCCTCATGCGCATGGCTCGCGAAGTCAGCCTCACCCTCCTCACTCATTTGTGGACCGACCTCGGCTTCGCCGCCGAAACCCGCAAGCTCGACCGACTCGCCGACGCCTACGAGGAGACCGCCCAGATCCTCCTTCAACGTTACGCCCACGAAGCCCTCTTCAACGGCCTCGAGCACGTCATGAAAGAAGAGCAGCAAGCCGTCACCGTCTTCAGCCGCATGCTCAAGCAGCTCGTCCTGCAGATCCACAAACACCCGCCCTCCCTGCACGCCCTCCCCAGTTACGCTGAAATCACCGCCGCCGATCCCACCTTTGCCACACGCCTGGGGACCGCCCTCAACCCTGACGCCTAA
- a CDS encoding type II toxin-antitoxin system Phd/YefM family antitoxin, with protein sequence MSMTTLTPTQARVNLSQLLHRALNGDDIGIVINGKIVALRPVTVESTDYAARTYNVTPDELANFETSVHAKIKKDRRANKLREFTGDIETLIKG encoded by the coding sequence ATGAGCATGACCACGCTGACACCAACCCAAGCCCGGGTGAATCTGTCACAACTCCTGCATCGCGCCCTGAATGGAGACGACATCGGTATCGTCATCAACGGCAAAATCGTCGCCCTTCGACCCGTCACCGTTGAATCCACCGACTACGCCGCACGCACCTACAACGTCACTCCAGACGAGCTTGCCAATTTCGAAACCAGCGTCCATGCCAAAATCAAAAAAGATCGCCGGGCCAACAAACTCAGGGAGTTCACCGGAGACATCGAAACCCTCATTAAAGGTTAG
- a CDS encoding helix-turn-helix transcriptional regulator, with protein MKNYRPLLIQDLQLSLPNLQVLRLRMNRHVPEARWTSHAHEHDQILVYLMGKGQQRVDGALYPARPGTVIHVAKGVEHAFEQSRGRPPLCLVMDVVMEGGRGTSHVCDQLTAEQLAETKARMSTLFRHPQIEKREMSLRVGAVVLDVLDMALKSIGWLTAVNRFGAAKHFSLSKRVERLLETKDGPEVDLKEIAEMTGYQQDHLNRLLRTECGLTLGQLRSRVRLKRAVAMLEDKRPVQEVGAKVGILDANYFARWFKQQTGVSPSVWRRRPGGLRF; from the coding sequence ATGAAAAATTATCGTCCGTTGTTGATTCAGGATTTGCAGTTGTCGCTGCCGAATTTGCAGGTGTTGCGGCTGCGCATGAACCGGCATGTGCCGGAGGCGAGATGGACGTCGCATGCGCATGAGCATGACCAGATTCTGGTGTATTTAATGGGCAAAGGTCAACAACGCGTGGATGGGGCGCTGTATCCGGCGCGGCCCGGGACGGTGATTCATGTGGCGAAAGGGGTGGAGCATGCATTCGAGCAGTCGCGAGGCAGGCCGCCGTTGTGTCTGGTGATGGATGTGGTGATGGAGGGAGGACGGGGGACCTCGCATGTGTGTGATCAGTTGACGGCGGAGCAGCTGGCGGAGACGAAGGCGCGGATGAGCACGCTGTTCCGGCATCCGCAGATTGAGAAGCGCGAGATGAGTTTGCGGGTGGGGGCGGTGGTGCTGGATGTCTTGGACATGGCGCTGAAGTCGATTGGATGGCTGACGGCGGTGAACCGGTTTGGGGCGGCGAAACATTTCTCTTTGAGCAAACGAGTGGAGCGGTTGCTGGAGACGAAGGACGGTCCGGAAGTCGATTTGAAGGAGATCGCGGAGATGACGGGGTATCAGCAGGATCATTTAAACCGGCTTCTGCGCACGGAGTGTGGACTGACGTTGGGGCAGTTGCGCTCGCGGGTGCGATTGAAGCGTGCGGTGGCGATGTTGGAGGACAAACGCCCGGTGCAGGAGGTGGGGGCGAAGGTGGGGATTCTGGATGCGAATTATTTCGCGAGGTGGTTCAAGCAGCAGACGGGGGTGAGTCCGTCGGTGTGGCGGCGCAGGCCGGGGGGACTGAGGTTTTAG